The following proteins are encoded in a genomic region of Alistipes shahii WAL 8301:
- a CDS encoding Imm21 family immunity protein, with translation MNNWIETSGSPFVIVEQQYAHQWKGQENYNAICSVTDYLGKIYIDNHVLLVMGDEPMATRIVNKDGAILIIRWKYAPDYLTVEKLLENDIVNGIEPIEEVEVKWDSTELVLFDSLSPYCEASVKVFLSLQKTSCIIKTYLYQKDEVSLIIHSIQ, from the coding sequence ATGAATAATTGGATTGAAACATCAGGAAGCCCATTTGTCATTGTTGAGCAACAATATGCCCATCAATGGAAGGGTCAAGAAAACTACAATGCTATATGTAGCGTAACAGATTACTTGGGGAAAATCTATATAGACAATCATGTCTTATTGGTAATGGGAGATGAACCGATGGCTACACGCATAGTAAATAAAGATGGAGCAATCTTAATAATCCGCTGGAAGTATGCTCCCGATTATTTAACGGTGGAAAAACTTCTGGAGAATGATATCGTAAACGGGATTGAACCAATAGAAGAAGTTGAAGTAAAATGGGATTCTACTGAATTAGTCCTATTTGATTCTTTGTCTCCCTATTGTGAAGCGTCGGTTAAAGTTTTTTTATCATTACAAAAAACATCTTGTATAATAAAAACTTATCTTTATCAAAAAGACGAAGTATCTTTAATAATACATTCAATCCAATAA
- a CDS encoding Imm19 family immunity protein: MNVISEKEYSFSNALFWNVMLHHHIQAFDEERDVNFDEVWDEELVLTLLDKKKYKKYWCWLSQIDLKTSENQGEIENPRTLTLPIGSDIVLTIEFHPCCTYYFLNDTLIGEVSGNFHLKYLTYSELMRITKEKYGDVLFHLLLPLSAIREQEKGIALNAIIQRLQQIPLFKEHSAYIGKCILNGLLISNSDIQEIPKIGTICTSNHSYRNALVYDDERQEIKELNILLSRL, translated from the coding sequence ATGAATGTAATATCGGAAAAAGAATATTCGTTCTCAAATGCACTTTTTTGGAACGTAATGTTGCATCATCATATTCAAGCCTTTGATGAAGAAAGGGATGTGAATTTTGATGAAGTATGGGATGAAGAACTTGTACTAACATTGTTGGATAAAAAGAAGTACAAGAAATATTGGTGTTGGCTATCTCAAATTGATTTGAAAACATCCGAAAATCAAGGTGAAATAGAAAACCCAAGAACTCTAACACTTCCTATCGGCAGCGATATTGTATTGACAATAGAATTTCATCCTTGCTGTACATATTATTTTTTGAATGACACTTTAATCGGGGAAGTTAGTGGCAACTTTCACTTGAAGTATCTCACATATTCGGAATTAATGAGGATTACAAAAGAGAAATATGGAGATGTACTGTTCCATTTACTCTTACCTTTGTCTGCAATCAGGGAACAAGAAAAAGGCATAGCACTTAATGCAATAATCCAACGATTGCAACAAATTCCCTTATTCAAGGAACATTCCGCATATATAGGTAAATGTATCTTGAATGGATTATTAATATCCAACTCTGACATACAAGAAATTCCCAAGATAGGAACGATATGTACAAGCAATCATTCATATAGAAATGCTTTGGTATATGATGATGAAAGGCAGGAAATAAAGGAGCTAAATATCCTTTTATCGAGATTATAA
- a CDS encoding imm11 family protein, giving the protein MNFYLIGSLEGFNDLRFPNVEDWQNCMGHAEGLLKQWNPPEMEYIWKKSNRHKHFDLSQFCNPLLTISDKALSILENILIKNGEILDIKSPKGFYFFHCTNIIDALIEKESDIVWLDKERGWVGCINKFVLDKNKIQEQTIFRLPNVNCRYTFYGEEFKNLVLKHHLQGIHFDRYETIIIK; this is encoded by the coding sequence ATGAACTTTTACTTAATAGGTAGTTTAGAAGGATTTAACGATTTACGTTTTCCAAATGTGGAAGATTGGCAAAATTGTATGGGACATGCTGAAGGTTTACTAAAGCAGTGGAATCCTCCTGAGATGGAATATATATGGAAAAAAAGTAATAGACATAAACATTTTGATTTATCACAATTTTGTAATCCTCTATTAACTATTAGCGACAAAGCATTAAGTATTTTAGAAAATATTCTTATCAAAAATGGAGAAATTCTTGATATAAAGTCGCCAAAAGGTTTTTATTTTTTTCATTGTACCAATATAATAGATGCTTTGATTGAAAAAGAATCAGATATAGTGTGGTTAGATAAAGAAAGAGGATGGGTGGGTTGTATAAATAAATTTGTGTTGGATAAAAATAAAATCCAAGAGCAAACTATTTTCAGACTTCCGAATGTAAATTGTCGCTATACTTTTTATGGGGAGGAATTTAAGAACCTTGTATTGAAACATCATCTTCAAGGAATACATTTTGATAGATACGAAACTATTATTATAAAATGA
- a CDS encoding DUF4948 family protein, whose product MRTPIIILLFVILLAASCGEPPMPPSDEEMIRHFTTHEVAFRKVYEIMAESSEGSFHYPPLSPEEVIILDSTEQSDTFHETNDEQDIPVYGLLKPERILLDSLLSEIGCGFILVDRREWGTADSVYVSLVMPYYSHGIVDAGTSKSFVYDPGLRSRRNIRITEYGDLNEIYRRTYNDTTLYKPIKGNWYIELDHSI is encoded by the coding sequence ATGAGAACACCAATCATAATCCTGTTATTTGTAATCCTGCTTGCCGCAAGCTGCGGAGAGCCTCCCATGCCGCCGTCGGACGAGGAAATGATACGCCATTTCACCACGCACGAGGTGGCGTTCCGTAAGGTGTACGAAATCATGGCAGAGAGTTCAGAAGGTAGTTTTCACTACCCGCCGCTTTCTCCGGAAGAGGTCATTATACTTGATTCAACAGAACAAAGCGATACATTCCATGAAACGAATGACGAACAAGACATTCCGGTATATGGACTGTTGAAGCCGGAGCGAATCCTACTCGACTCCTTGTTATCAGAGATTGGATGCGGTTTTATCCTTGTTGATCGCAGGGAATGGGGAACGGCAGATTCGGTATATGTGAGCCTTGTTATGCCGTACTACTCCCACGGCATCGTGGATGCGGGAACGTCCAAGAGTTTCGTTTACGATCCCGGATTGAGAAGCCGTCGGAATATCCGTATCACCGAATATGGCGACCTGAACGAGATCTACCGCAGGACGTACAACGACACCACGCTTTACAAACCCATCAAGGGAAACTGGTACATCGAGTTAGACCATTCGATATAA